The following proteins come from a genomic window of Streptomyces sp. NBC_01716:
- a CDS encoding AraC family transcriptional regulator produces the protein MLGSSDPIADAIGLLRPRTVIDPGLHAAGPWALRFDQSSHVKLGVVARGACWLTLDGHKPVLLEEGDFYLLGNPPPYVPASTLTAPSRPAKPVWGSAKDGVVRIGPEAEEDTYLCGGHFSFEDTKTPVLTQVLPLLVLVRAADPRGKLLAHLSELLVSETRTAAAGSSLVLNHLAQVLFVHMLRAHAEQADQPTGWLGALNDDGIGAALRAMHTDAAHPWTLKELAGISHMSRSAFASSFKGRVGTTPLDYLIQWRMSLARDALSHGTRTISELAFMIGYKSESAFSSAFRRVVGSSPKQFRISSTGTDNPKVVQAHG, from the coding sequence GTGCTCGGCTCCAGCGATCCGATCGCCGACGCCATCGGTCTTCTGCGCCCCCGCACCGTGATCGACCCCGGTCTTCATGCGGCAGGGCCGTGGGCGCTGCGCTTCGATCAGTCCTCGCATGTCAAGCTTGGTGTCGTCGCGCGCGGCGCATGCTGGCTGACCCTTGACGGGCACAAGCCCGTACTGCTGGAAGAGGGCGACTTCTACCTGCTGGGCAACCCCCCGCCTTACGTCCCGGCCAGCACACTCACCGCACCATCGCGCCCCGCGAAGCCGGTGTGGGGGAGCGCCAAGGACGGTGTCGTACGCATCGGCCCGGAGGCCGAGGAAGACACGTACCTCTGCGGCGGGCACTTCTCGTTCGAGGACACGAAGACCCCAGTCCTGACCCAAGTCCTACCGCTGCTCGTGCTTGTCCGTGCCGCAGATCCCCGCGGCAAGCTCCTGGCACATCTCAGCGAGCTCCTGGTCTCCGAGACCAGGACCGCCGCCGCCGGCAGCTCTCTCGTCCTGAACCACCTCGCACAGGTCCTGTTCGTCCACATGCTGCGCGCCCACGCCGAACAGGCCGATCAGCCCACCGGCTGGCTGGGAGCGCTCAACGACGACGGTATCGGTGCAGCCCTTCGCGCCATGCACACCGACGCAGCACACCCCTGGACACTCAAAGAGCTTGCCGGTATCAGCCACATGTCACGTTCCGCGTTCGCCTCATCCTTCAAGGGCCGGGTCGGAACCACCCCGCTGGACTATTTGATCCAGTGGAGAATGAGCCTCGCCCGCGACGCCCTGAGCCATGGCACGCGAACGATCTCCGAACTCGCGTTCATGATCGGCTACAAATCCGAGAGCGCGTTCAGCAGCGCATTCCGTCGCGTGGTCGGCTCCTCACCCAAACAATTCCGGATCAGTAGCACTGGGACCGACAACCCGAAGGTCGTACAAGCGCACGGGTGA
- a CDS encoding SDR family NAD(P)-dependent oxidoreductase produces MGQLEGRTAVVTGGSTGIGLATAARLADEGAHVFITGRRKTELDAAIETIGASRATAVAGDISEAADLDRLYDAVRARGQGLDVLVANAAVGTFVTLEQTTEDHFDQTFGVNVRGTVFTVQKALPLLNDGASVILTSSTAADNGVEAFGAYAASKAAVRSFARTWSNELKGRGIRVNAVSPGGVETPGLANILGGEETLSAVKENVAATVAKGRIGSPEEVAAVVAFLASGQSSYIVGANIYVDGGQNQI; encoded by the coding sequence ATGGGACAGCTTGAGGGCAGGACGGCTGTGGTCACCGGCGGCAGCACCGGAATCGGTCTGGCCACCGCCGCACGTCTGGCAGACGAGGGCGCGCACGTGTTCATCACAGGCCGGCGCAAGACCGAGTTGGACGCCGCTATCGAGACCATCGGAGCATCCAGGGCCACCGCGGTGGCCGGCGACATCTCCGAGGCAGCCGACCTGGACCGGCTCTACGACGCGGTCCGGGCCCGGGGACAGGGACTGGACGTGCTCGTCGCGAACGCAGCGGTCGGTACGTTCGTCACGCTGGAACAGACCACCGAAGACCACTTCGACCAGACCTTCGGAGTCAACGTCCGGGGCACTGTGTTCACCGTGCAGAAGGCGCTCCCGCTGCTCAATGACGGCGCCTCGGTCATCCTGACCTCCTCCACAGCCGCCGACAACGGCGTGGAGGCGTTCGGTGCGTACGCGGCGTCCAAGGCCGCCGTCCGGTCATTCGCGCGGACATGGTCCAACGAACTCAAAGGCCGGGGCATCAGGGTCAACGCAGTGTCGCCGGGTGGGGTGGAAACTCCCGGACTCGCCAACATTCTCGGCGGCGAGGAGACACTGTCCGCTGTCAAGGAGAATGTCGCCGCGACCGTGGCCAAGGGCCGCATAGGGAGTCCTGAGGAGGTCGCCGCAGTGGTGGCGTTCCTAGCTTCCGGACAGAGCAGCTACATCGTCGGCGCGAACATCTACGTCGACGGCGGGCAGAACCAGATCTGA
- a CDS encoding Tn3 family transposase: protein MARTPLDLDELVEHWTLLKDEQALVSGKRGATRLGFAVLLKFYTQYGRFPRNRAELPGEAVEFVARQVQVPASELESYDWTGRTVEYHRAQVREHLGFRECSVADAEKLTAYLAEHVAHKERRPEQVRVELLARCREESIEPPTSGRCDRIVGAALRAAEESLTALISSRLTVESIERIVALAAGADQDDDGPAGGGTEGEDAPPVMAKVKEAPGNVSLETILTEIDKLLAVRSIGLPPDLFVDVAPKVVAGWRARAAVESPSHLRTHPVALRVTLLAALLHEREREITDTLVELLISTVHRIGARAEKKVTEQLINAFKKVSGKENILFKLAEASLGAPEGTVRQVVFPAVSGGEATLRELVHEFKTRGPVYRRTVQTTLKASYTNHYRRGLIKLLDVLEFRSSNHAHRPVIEALALVARYANAGNTTYYPLGETVPVHKAMGGDWAEVVHRADKRGRRPVVRMVYEVVAFQALRDQLKCKEIWVVGADKWRNPDEDLPQDFEARRAENYRELRKPLDAAVFVDELREQMTAELTLLNDGMPKLSWLDIAERKSGAIRLTAAEAQPEPRNLRRIKAEVQRRRGIVPLVDMLKEAVLRTGCLDAVTSVSGGGSLSPEVLAERLLLVIYAYGTNTGIKAVASGGHGHTEDELRYVRRRYLSAEAARAIAVQIANATFAARSTELWGQGSTAVASDSTHVRAYDQNLFTEWHSRYGGRGVLIYWHVGKKSLAIHSQLINCTASEVAAMIEGAMRHGTTMDVEANYTDSHGQSEIGFGITRLLNFDLLPRIKRINKVKLYRPVAGEADAYPQLTPALTRPIRWELITQQYDQMIKYATAIRTRTASTEAILRRFTRNASHPTYAAMLEVGRAQKTIFVARYLRLRDLQREIEEGLNVMESSNGANSVIAYGKGGEIASNRRDEQEMFVLCLRILQSALVYVNTLMLQDVLNEPEWADLLTPADRRGLTPLFWSHVRPYGEVTLDMAARLNLTAVKVPSPRTAGDEEPAEEGADA, encoded by the coding sequence GTGGCCCGTACTCCGCTGGACCTGGATGAACTCGTCGAGCACTGGACGCTGTTGAAGGACGAGCAGGCGCTTGTGTCCGGCAAGCGGGGGGCGACACGGCTGGGCTTCGCCGTGCTGCTGAAGTTCTATACGCAGTACGGCCGGTTTCCCCGGAACCGGGCAGAGCTGCCGGGTGAGGCCGTGGAGTTCGTCGCCCGGCAGGTACAGGTTCCCGCCTCGGAGCTGGAGTCCTACGACTGGACGGGTCGTACGGTCGAGTACCACCGTGCGCAGGTCCGGGAGCACCTCGGCTTCCGTGAGTGCAGCGTCGCGGACGCGGAGAAGCTGACGGCGTATCTGGCCGAGCACGTCGCGCACAAGGAACGCAGGCCCGAGCAGGTCCGGGTGGAACTGTTGGCCCGCTGTCGCGAGGAGAGCATCGAGCCGCCCACGTCGGGCCGGTGCGACCGGATCGTGGGGGCCGCTCTGCGGGCGGCCGAGGAGTCGCTGACGGCCCTGATCTCCTCTCGGCTGACCGTGGAGAGCATCGAGCGGATCGTGGCTCTTGCGGCCGGTGCCGACCAGGACGACGACGGACCCGCGGGCGGCGGTACGGAGGGTGAGGACGCGCCGCCGGTGATGGCGAAGGTCAAGGAAGCGCCGGGCAACGTGAGCCTGGAAACGATACTCACCGAGATCGACAAGCTCCTGGCGGTGCGGTCGATCGGCCTGCCACCAGATTTGTTCGTCGACGTCGCGCCGAAGGTCGTGGCCGGCTGGCGGGCGCGGGCCGCGGTGGAGTCGCCTTCCCATCTGCGGACACATCCGGTGGCGCTGCGGGTCACCTTGCTGGCCGCGCTGCTGCACGAGCGGGAGCGGGAGATCACCGACACTCTGGTGGAGCTGCTGATCTCCACGGTGCACCGGATCGGGGCGCGGGCGGAGAAGAAGGTCACCGAGCAGCTGATCAACGCGTTCAAGAAGGTGTCGGGCAAGGAGAACATCCTCTTCAAGCTCGCCGAGGCGTCGCTCGGCGCCCCGGAGGGGACGGTCCGTCAGGTCGTGTTCCCGGCGGTGTCCGGGGGCGAGGCGACGCTGCGGGAGCTGGTGCACGAGTTCAAGACCCGGGGGCCGGTCTACCGGCGCACGGTGCAGACCACTTTGAAGGCGTCGTACACCAACCACTACCGGCGCGGGCTGATCAAGCTGCTGGACGTGCTGGAGTTCCGTTCCAGCAATCACGCCCACCGGCCGGTGATCGAGGCCCTGGCATTGGTGGCGCGGTACGCGAACGCGGGGAACACGACGTACTACCCACTGGGCGAGACCGTGCCGGTCCACAAGGCGATGGGCGGGGACTGGGCGGAGGTCGTCCACCGTGCCGACAAGCGGGGCCGGCGCCCCGTGGTGCGCATGGTCTACGAGGTCGTCGCCTTCCAGGCCCTGCGCGATCAGCTCAAGTGCAAGGAGATCTGGGTGGTCGGCGCCGACAAGTGGCGCAACCCGGACGAGGACCTGCCGCAGGACTTCGAGGCGAGGCGGGCGGAGAACTACCGGGAGCTGCGCAAGCCGCTGGACGCCGCGGTGTTCGTCGACGAGCTGCGCGAGCAGATGACGGCCGAGCTGACCCTGCTCAACGACGGGATGCCGAAGCTGTCCTGGCTGGACATCGCCGAGCGGAAGTCCGGGGCGATCCGGCTGACGGCGGCAGAGGCCCAGCCCGAGCCGCGCAACCTGCGCAGGATCAAGGCCGAGGTACAGAGGCGGCGGGGCATCGTGCCGCTCGTCGACATGCTGAAGGAAGCGGTGCTGCGGACCGGCTGCCTGGACGCGGTCACCTCTGTCTCCGGCGGCGGCAGCCTCTCGCCGGAGGTGCTGGCCGAACGGCTGCTGCTGGTCATCTACGCGTACGGTACGAACACCGGGATCAAGGCCGTGGCGTCCGGCGGCCACGGCCACACCGAGGACGAACTGCGCTACGTACGCCGCCGCTACCTGTCGGCGGAGGCAGCCCGCGCCATCGCCGTCCAGATCGCGAACGCCACCTTCGCCGCCCGCAGCACCGAGTTGTGGGGTCAGGGCTCGACCGCGGTCGCCTCCGACTCCACCCATGTCCGTGCCTACGACCAGAACCTCTTCACGGAGTGGCACTCGCGCTACGGCGGCCGCGGAGTGCTCATCTACTGGCACGTCGGGAAGAAGTCCCTGGCCATTCACTCCCAGCTGATCAACTGCACCGCCTCCGAGGTGGCCGCGATGATCGAAGGCGCGATGCGGCACGGCACCACCATGGACGTGGAAGCCAACTACACCGATTCGCATGGCCAGTCGGAAATCGGGTTCGGCATCACGCGGCTGCTGAACTTCGACCTGCTGCCGCGTATCAAGCGGATCAACAAGGTGAAGCTGTACCGGCCGGTGGCCGGCGAGGCGGATGCCTACCCGCAGCTGACCCCGGCGCTGACCCGCCCGATCCGCTGGGAACTCATCACCCAGCAGTACGACCAGATGATCAAGTACGCGACCGCGATCCGAACCAGGACCGCGTCCACCGAGGCGATCCTGCGGCGCTTCACCCGCAACGCCTCCCACCCCACCTACGCGGCGATGCTGGAGGTCGGCCGCGCGCAGAAGACCATCTTCGTGGCCCGCTACCTGCGGCTGAGGGACCTACAGCGGGAGATCGAGGAGGGCCTGAACGTGATGGAGTCCTCCAACGGTGCGAACTCCGTGATCGCCTACGGCAAGGGCGGGGAGATCGCCTCGAACCGGCGCGACGAGCAGGAGATGTTCGTGCTGTGCCTGCGGATTCTGCAATCGGCCCTGGTCTACGTGAACACCCTGATGCTCCAGGACGTCTTGAACGAGCCGGAGTGGGCGGACCTCCTCACGCCCGCCGACCGGCGCGGCCTGACCCCCCTGTTCTGGTCCCATGTGCGCCCGTACGGCGAGGTCACCCTCGACATGGCCGCCCGCCTCAACCTCACCGCGGTCAAGGTGCCCAGCCCTCGTACAGCGGGCGATGAGGAGCCGGCCGAGGAAGGTGCGGACGCGTAA
- a CDS encoding ABC transporter substrate-binding protein: MPRTVLKARRWVATAVLGGLLVGCGSADPADDSEGEGGRGATSRTSVEVRPIEAAREITDARNITVSLAKPPEKVVCLVALCDDILAELGMTPAATNSALLAHPKFLGKEQAAKIPVVPGGFLSPEAEAILSYEPDLVIGLEDTHGKLAPALKGATTFWPVQPGTWQDSVGYLRDLAALTGRTAQGEKAERTFRTRLAEAEKHRSDATALIIFGSDENFGVATPETDVAAGLFPKISHYPWKSRGVDGTYSLEEILARDVDVLFVETLSFGAPDGKLSDKLAKNPLWSQIPAVKNGKVIEVDSEVWAKGRGTRSLGLVLDEATAALR; the protein is encoded by the coding sequence ATGCCACGCACCGTGCTGAAAGCCCGCCGATGGGTCGCCACCGCCGTCCTGGGAGGTCTGCTGGTCGGCTGCGGCTCCGCGGACCCGGCCGACGACTCCGAAGGTGAAGGGGGGAGAGGCGCCACTTCGCGTACCAGCGTCGAGGTACGGCCCATCGAGGCCGCGAGAGAGATCACCGATGCCAGGAATATCACCGTCTCCCTGGCGAAGCCCCCGGAGAAGGTCGTCTGCCTGGTGGCGCTCTGCGACGACATCCTCGCGGAGCTGGGCATGACCCCGGCCGCCACCAACTCCGCACTGCTCGCGCATCCGAAGTTCCTGGGCAAGGAGCAAGCGGCGAAGATACCGGTGGTGCCGGGCGGTTTCCTCAGCCCTGAGGCCGAGGCGATCCTGTCCTACGAACCGGACCTGGTGATCGGCCTTGAGGACACCCACGGCAAGCTCGCGCCCGCGCTGAAGGGCGCCACCACCTTCTGGCCGGTACAGCCGGGCACCTGGCAGGACAGCGTCGGCTATCTGCGCGACCTGGCCGCGCTGACCGGGCGCACCGCGCAGGGGGAGAAGGCGGAGCGGACGTTCCGTACCCGCTTGGCCGAGGCCGAGAAGCACCGGAGCGACGCAACCGCACTGATCATCTTCGGCAGCGACGAGAACTTCGGCGTCGCGACCCCGGAGACCGATGTCGCGGCCGGGCTGTTCCCGAAGATCTCCCACTACCCCTGGAAGAGCCGGGGAGTTGACGGCACGTACAGCCTGGAGGAGATCCTCGCGCGCGACGTCGACGTACTGTTCGTGGAGACTCTCTCCTTCGGCGCCCCCGACGGCAAGCTGTCCGACAAGCTCGCCAAGAACCCCCTCTGGTCCCAGATTCCAGCCGTCAAGAACGGCAAGGTCATCGAGGTCGACTCCGAGGTGTGGGCCAAGGGGCGCGGCACCCGCTCCCTGGGCCTGGTCCTCGACGAGGCGACGGCCGCGCTCCGGTGA
- a CDS encoding FecCD family ABC transporter permease gives MTHRPVAVVCLLTAALAGSVSALCLGTPYVAPDRLAQTLGSDGLEGVVVGQLRFPRLVLAVVAGACLGAAGLVLQEALRNPLAVPEMLGVSSGAALGVAAPLVLTLSVPLAVQPFLALGGAALGGVLTLVAAGFGRSPSAVLLTGAAVAAALQAGLLVLMVLADQLDLQLIYRYLLGSLSGRTWDDVTGLWPWLVVAVPALVLCVPVLGVLRLGDDDARALGVRVGRARVAALAIAVVLIAPVVAVCGPVAWVGFLAPQLARRLRPDGDAGRLLVRSAACGAVVVLCADQPARLALAPVETPVGAWTALVGVPVGVALLKLRGRGVRTGVRMAPAGRYGAAAGPVRDGPPPLLRKAER, from the coding sequence GTGACGCACCGGCCTGTCGCGGTTGTCTGTCTGCTGACGGCGGCCCTCGCCGGATCAGTGAGCGCGCTGTGCCTGGGGACGCCGTACGTGGCACCCGACCGGCTCGCACAGACCTTGGGCTCAGATGGTCTTGAGGGCGTCGTCGTCGGCCAACTGCGTTTCCCACGGCTGGTGTTGGCGGTTGTCGCCGGGGCCTGTCTGGGCGCCGCGGGACTTGTGCTCCAGGAGGCGCTGCGCAATCCGCTCGCCGTCCCGGAGATGCTCGGAGTCTCCTCAGGCGCGGCGCTCGGTGTGGCGGCTCCGCTGGTGCTCACCCTGTCCGTTCCGCTCGCCGTGCAGCCGTTCCTCGCGCTGGGCGGGGCGGCGCTCGGCGGGGTGCTCACCCTGGTCGCCGCGGGATTCGGACGCAGCCCCTCGGCGGTGCTGCTCACCGGGGCCGCTGTCGCCGCAGCGCTTCAGGCGGGGCTGCTGGTGCTCATGGTGCTGGCCGACCAACTCGATCTCCAGCTCATCTACCGCTATCTGCTGGGCAGTCTCTCCGGCAGGACCTGGGACGACGTCACAGGTCTCTGGCCGTGGCTCGTGGTGGCGGTACCGGCACTCGTGCTCTGCGTGCCGGTGCTCGGAGTGCTGCGCCTCGGGGACGACGACGCCCGCGCGCTGGGCGTACGGGTCGGCCGCGCCAGGGTTGCCGCGCTGGCCATCGCCGTTGTCCTGATCGCCCCGGTCGTGGCCGTCTGCGGACCGGTGGCCTGGGTCGGCTTCCTCGCACCCCAACTGGCCAGGCGGCTGCGGCCGGACGGCGACGCGGGGCGGCTGCTCGTCCGGTCGGCGGCGTGCGGTGCCGTCGTGGTGCTCTGCGCCGACCAGCCGGCGCGCCTCGCCCTCGCTCCGGTGGAGACCCCGGTGGGCGCCTGGACCGCGCTGGTCGGCGTGCCCGTGGGGGTCGCGCTGCTGAAGCTGCGGGGGCGGGGAGTCCGTACCGGGGTCCGCATGGCACCTGCCGGGCGGTACGGGGCGGCGGCCGGTCCGGTACGGGACGGCCCACCGCCCCTTCTGCGGAAGGCCGAACGATGA
- a CDS encoding FecCD family ABC transporter permease — protein sequence MSAPPPLPWSPSPPPVVADRTSGRALRAVRGGPARIAVLALLVVVVGCADLVAGRALSLADVRDVLLGGGDPMARHIVLQLRVPRLLVALVAGASLGLAGLVLQSALRNPLAGPEVTGVTPGAVLGAVTATGLGLAGWESPTAVVVAACLGGFAGTGLLWLLAGREKGDPEQTAVYGVLVSAVLAGCTAMVLLVAPGELGSVVQWLIGSTEGRVWQHWHLLWPWALAWAAAAWLLAGPLTLLRCGDEQAAAAGLDTGRGRAAALVCAVALTAGAVSAVGALGFVGLLVPHLALALFGADLRIALPGAALLGAVVVCGADAAAQALSRSLTEVLDTDRLTVPVGALTTCAGAVLLLIVARRRTDER from the coding sequence ATGAGCGCGCCACCGCCACTGCCGTGGTCCCCGTCCCCGCCGCCGGTCGTCGCGGACCGGACGAGCGGGCGTGCCCTACGCGCCGTACGCGGCGGGCCGGCCAGGATCGCGGTCCTCGCGCTGCTCGTCGTCGTGGTCGGCTGCGCCGACCTGGTCGCCGGGCGTGCCCTCTCCCTCGCCGATGTCCGGGACGTCCTGCTCGGCGGCGGCGACCCCATGGCCCGGCACATCGTGCTCCAACTCCGCGTGCCCCGGCTGCTGGTGGCCCTGGTCGCGGGCGCGAGCCTGGGGCTGGCGGGGCTCGTACTCCAGTCGGCGCTGCGCAATCCGCTGGCCGGGCCCGAGGTCACCGGTGTCACCCCGGGCGCGGTGCTCGGCGCCGTGACAGCCACCGGGCTCGGCCTCGCCGGCTGGGAGTCCCCGACGGCGGTGGTCGTCGCGGCGTGTCTCGGCGGCTTCGCCGGAACGGGACTGCTCTGGCTGCTCGCCGGGCGGGAGAAGGGCGATCCCGAACAGACCGCGGTGTACGGCGTGCTCGTCTCCGCCGTGCTCGCCGGATGCACCGCCATGGTGCTGCTGGTCGCGCCGGGGGAGCTGGGCAGTGTCGTCCAGTGGCTGATCGGTTCCACGGAGGGACGGGTCTGGCAGCACTGGCACCTGCTGTGGCCCTGGGCCCTGGCGTGGGCGGCGGCGGCCTGGCTGCTCGCCGGGCCGCTGACGCTGCTGCGCTGCGGCGACGAACAGGCCGCAGCGGCCGGGCTCGACACCGGCCGGGGCCGGGCGGCGGCCCTGGTCTGCGCGGTGGCGCTGACGGCCGGCGCGGTCTCCGCGGTGGGCGCGCTCGGCTTCGTCGGGCTGCTGGTGCCGCATCTGGCGCTGGCGCTCTTCGGCGCCGATCTGCGGATCGCGCTCCCCGGCGCGGCGCTGCTCGGGGCGGTCGTGGTGTGCGGGGCCGACGCCGCGGCGCAGGCGCTGTCCCGGTCGCTGACCGAGGTGCTCGACACGGACCGGCTCACGGTTCCGGTGGGCGCGTTGACCACATGCGCCGGCGCGGTGCTGCTGCTGATCGTGGCCCGCCGGCGTACGGACGAGCGATGA
- a CDS encoding ABC transporter ATP-binding protein produces MTEDPGSVRAESLSFGYPGRDVLRGVDLRIGAGELVALIGLNGCGKSTFLKLAAGLLAPTGGRVLLEGDEAARLTRRAAARRVALLHQSAPAVPGLTVRQMVRQGRYAARGPLGMLRDGDDEVTVRALADVGVTAWADRPVDALSGGERQRVRLAMALAQDTRVLFLDEPTTYLDLRHQLEVLQTVVRLREERGLTVVMVLHDLNHAARFADRIVALREGRVAADGTPHEVVDPTLLAEVLGVRGRVGLDDEGGWPVCYPDHPVELSQLLRNENHIH; encoded by the coding sequence ATGACTGAGGATCCCGGTTCCGTCCGGGCCGAGAGCCTGAGCTTCGGGTATCCGGGGCGCGATGTCCTGCGCGGCGTCGACCTGCGTATCGGGGCCGGCGAGCTGGTGGCCCTGATCGGGCTGAACGGCTGCGGCAAGAGCACCTTCCTGAAACTCGCCGCCGGGCTGCTCGCCCCGACCGGGGGGCGCGTACTGCTGGAAGGGGACGAGGCGGCCCGGCTGACCAGACGGGCCGCCGCCCGCCGCGTGGCGCTGCTGCATCAATCGGCCCCGGCCGTACCGGGACTGACGGTACGTCAGATGGTTCGGCAGGGGCGTTACGCCGCGCGGGGGCCGCTCGGGATGCTCCGGGACGGCGACGACGAGGTGACTGTCCGGGCGCTCGCCGATGTCGGGGTCACCGCCTGGGCCGACCGCCCGGTGGACGCCCTGTCCGGGGGCGAGCGCCAACGGGTGCGGCTGGCCATGGCGTTGGCCCAGGACACCCGGGTTCTCTTCCTCGACGAGCCCACCACCTATCTGGACCTGCGGCACCAACTGGAAGTGCTCCAGACGGTGGTGCGGCTGCGCGAGGAGCGCGGGCTGACGGTGGTGATGGTGCTCCACGACCTCAACCACGCGGCCCGCTTCGCGGACCGGATCGTCGCCCTGCGCGAGGGCCGGGTGGCCGCCGACGGCACGCCGCACGAGGTGGTCGACCCCACGCTGCTCGCCGAAGTGCTCGGTGTCCGGGGCCGGGTGGGCCTCGACGACGAGGGCGGCTGGCCGGTCTGTTACCCAGATCACCCTGTCGAGCTCTCCCAGCTATTGCGGAATGAAAATCATATTCATTAG
- the amiA gene encoding streptamidine family RiPP, producing the protein MEHNKVFSPIADQGQLAHLSATHSNALVENPFDDTVEAATADEK; encoded by the coding sequence ATGGAGCACAACAAGGTGTTCAGCCCGATCGCCGACCAGGGCCAGCTCGCCCACCTCTCCGCGACCCACTCGAACGCCCTCGTCGAGAACCCCTTCGACGACACCGTCGAGGCCGCCACCGCGGACGAGAAGTAG
- a CDS encoding CocE/NonD family hydrolase, with protein MTLRTLYVTAPDGIRLATDVCLPPTPSPHPAVVIRTPYGRTAHRAELRGWAARGFAAVAQDVRGRHDSEGEWHPYRSHEEEDGAATIAWVRRQAWSDGQVVAAGASYAAYCGLVTAVTAVPHGEGHGDGAPDAVIAAVPALGLAETAREATGPERLRARAGWWAAHGDRRDSDPDALEKALARDPRILEHLPVVGLGERLDRELPSWSGVWDDCRRGWLVLRGSAARIPLLAVGGTRDPFAEDTVALWRGWGGPSRLLLGPWGHRLTGGAAPVAGLAAGGRINLGALYVRWAKAALADRLDHTRRGVIALGDSGRWCRVPGSDDGPVRETAVVAGQLASTARRAPASPRPTALVFGSPTGLRLLHGAEFTADPDRPVRSDGLTVRVPTDLNHPDPDRPDPDRPDSADRCVLLSPPLPCPLDLAGHAEARVRAVTDALCADWAVRVVALDPGGRADPLAFGIVRRTDPPGETVDITVPLGTLGRRLDAGTRLRVEIAGHHFPAHARNPHTGEDPVTATRLARSRRTVLTRGSALLLPVTARREYVEPVPETCR; from the coding sequence ATGACCCTCCGGACCCTGTACGTCACGGCGCCGGACGGCATCCGGCTGGCGACCGACGTGTGTCTGCCGCCAACGCCTTCTCCACACCCCGCTGTTGTGATCAGAACCCCTTACGGCCGCACCGCCCACCGTGCCGAGCTGCGCGGCTGGGCGGCGCGCGGATTCGCCGCCGTCGCCCAGGACGTGCGGGGCCGGCACGACTCGGAGGGGGAGTGGCACCCGTATCGGAGCCATGAGGAGGAGGACGGCGCTGCGACCATCGCCTGGGTACGGCGCCAGGCGTGGAGCGACGGTCAGGTGGTCGCGGCCGGAGCCTCGTACGCCGCCTACTGCGGGCTCGTGACCGCCGTGACCGCTGTTCCGCACGGCGAAGGTCACGGTGATGGCGCGCCGGATGCCGTGATCGCGGCCGTCCCCGCCCTCGGTCTCGCCGAGACGGCCCGCGAGGCCACCGGGCCCGAGCGGCTCCGGGCGCGGGCCGGCTGGTGGGCGGCGCACGGCGACCGGCGCGACTCGGACCCCGACGCCCTGGAGAAGGCCCTGGCCAGGGACCCCCGCATCCTTGAACACCTCCCGGTCGTCGGACTGGGGGAGCGGCTGGACCGCGAACTCCCTTCCTGGAGCGGGGTGTGGGACGACTGCCGGCGCGGCTGGCTTGTCCTGCGCGGTTCGGCCGCCCGGATTCCGCTCCTCGCGGTCGGCGGCACCCGTGATCCCTTCGCCGAGGACACGGTGGCGCTGTGGCGGGGCTGGGGCGGCCCGTCCCGGCTGCTGCTCGGACCGTGGGGCCACCGGCTCACCGGGGGAGCCGCGCCGGTCGCCGGGCTTGCCGCGGGTGGCCGGATCAACCTCGGTGCTCTGTACGTACGGTGGGCGAAGGCGGCTCTCGCGGATCGGCTCGACCACACCCGACGCGGTGTCATCGCGCTGGGTGACAGCGGCCGTTGGTGCCGTGTGCCGGGATCGGACGACGGGCCGGTTCGTGAAACAGCGGTCGTGGCCGGGCAGTTGGCGAGCACCGCGCGCAGAGCGCCGGCCTCCCCGCGACCCACTGCCTTGGTCTTCGGCAGCCCCACCGGCCTGCGGCTGCTGCACGGCGCGGAGTTCACCGCCGACCCGGACCGACCTGTCCGCTCCGACGGTCTCACCGTCCGGGTGCCAACTGACCTGAATCACCCTGACCCGGATCGCCCTGACCCGGATCGCCCTGATAGTGCCGACCGCTGCGTGCTGCTCTCGCCCCCGCTGCCCTGCCCGCTCGATCTGGCCGGGCACGCCGAGGCGAGAGTCCGGGCTGTCACCGACGCGCTCTGCGCCGACTGGGCCGTGCGGGTCGTCGCCCTCGATCCGGGCGGCCGCGCCGACCCGCTCGCCTTCGGCATCGTCCGGCGCACCGACCCGCCCGGCGAAACCGTCGACATCACCGTGCCGCTCGGCACCCTGGGCCGCCGTCTCGACGCCGGGACCAGACTCCGCGTCGAGATCGCCGGGCACCACTTCCCCGCCCACGCCCGCAACCCGCACACGGGCGAGGACCCGGTGACCGCCACCCGCCTCGCGCGGTCCCGCAGGACCGTACTGACCCGGGGCAGCGCCCTCCTCCTGCCCGTCACCGCCCGACGCGAATACGTCGAGCCCGTACCGGAGACATGCCGTTGA